The genomic segment AGTTGAAAGGGAGCCGGACATTTCCACGTCCAATATTCCCTGATCCTCGCCGATCCTCGCCTGCCGGATGTTCACCATGACCCCCTGGCTTTTTATAAGGTCGCTTAGGACAGGTTTGCCGACAAGTCCGCCCGGGATAACGATCCGCACGCGCACTCCGCTAAGTTTCGGGGCCTCCGCCACTTCAAGCAGCTCCCGTCCACCCTCCTGCGCCATTGCGCCGCGGCACTTTAAGTCCAGAATGGCCTCTTCGATCTTTCCCGCCTCTCCGGAAAGGCCCACAACCATCCAGCCAGAGTCCGCGGAGACTGACGCCCGCAATATGTTCACAGACAGCCCATAACGCTTCACAAGCGTGAACAGGACCGGCTCTTTTACAAGGCCGTCCGGGAAAACCAGGGAGAAAATCCGCTCGCCCATCCTGTCAGTTCTTCTTTATCACGAATTCCCACACGTTCTCGCCGATCTTGTGCGGGGGGACCAGTATTTCGTGCCCTTCGTTCTCCATGCTTCTGGGAACATTCTTCGTCGCCGGCTCGTGGTCCGTTATCACCCGGAGCACCTCGCCGGACTGCATCATCTCTATCTTCAGCTTGGACTTCACGAAGGTGTAGGGGCATACTTCGCCCCGGATGTCTATTTCATGATCGGCCTGCACGCTCATTTATATCTCCGGTTTAAAGGACAACGGTCCTGTGATGTTTTTCGATGTCTTCCACGATGCCGTCGTAACTTGTCAGCTCAAAAACTGTGGCTATGGACCGAGCCTGCACGTCGTCGTCCAGCGCGCTCCACTTCGAGGCGTCCACCGCAAATCCGCGAGCGGCAAACCTTTCCGGCGTGTTGTAAACGCCGTCCTGGATCAATGTGACGCGGTCCGCCGAGTCCAGCGCGATTCTTGCTGTCTCAACCGGCAGCGCCTCCGCCGTTTTGGTCACTATCACAAACAGGCTTTTTTTCATCGTGTTCACTTGGAATTGAATACGCCATGGGTCACGTCGCATTCGCAACTGTCCGGCAGTACGGTCACTATCACCCCTTCGGTCAGGTTTTTGCCCAGCATGATAGACGCGGCCACCGCGGCGCCAGCGCTTGTTCCAACCATGTGGCCTTCTTCCTTGAGTATCAGGTTCACCATGTCATACGCCTGGTCGGTCTTCACCGAAATTTTTCCGTCCAGCTCCGCTTCGTTATATATCCCCGGCACGATGGACGTGGCCATGTGTTTGAGCCCTTCGATGCCATGGAGCGATTCGGCCGGCTCCACCGCGTAGCACTTTATCTTTGGGTCCTTGGCTTTCAATCCACGGGAGGTCCCCATCACGGTGCCTGAGGTGCCTATGCCGGCCAGGAAATGGGTGACCTTGTGCCCGGTCTGAGCCCATATCTCCTCGGCGGTGGTGTGAAAATGCGCTTCCCAGTTGGCCGGGTTGTTGTACTGGTCCGGCCAGAAGTAGCTTTCGGGGCTTTCCTTGTAAATCTCCCGGCATTTCAATATCGCGCCGTCGGAGGAAAGGAGCGGGTCTGAAAATATTATTTCCGCGTGATAGCCGGTGGCCATCAGCCGCTTGCGCTCGTTGCATACGTTGCCCGGCATCACAAGCTTGACCTTGTAGCCCTTGATAAGCCCGATCAAAGCGTACGCCACCCCCGTATTGCCGGAAGTGGAGTCCAGAATGCACATGCCGGGGCGAAGCTTTCCCTGGCGCTCGCCTTCCTCGATCATGCGCAAGGCCGGCCGGGCCTTCACCGATCCGCTGGCGTTGCGCCATTCCGCCTTGGCGTAAAGCTCCACCCCCTTGGGAAGGAACCTTTCCGCGATGTTCTTGAGATTTAGCAGCGGTGTGTTCCCGATCTTGCCAAGGATGTCGGTTGTCAGGTCCTCGGTCTTGAAACACGCCGTTGCGGCCAACTTCGACATGATTGGTTGCGCCCTATCCATGTTGTTTCTAAAAAATGACGTCGGCCTCGGCCAGCATCTTTTCCGTCTCGGCGCCGGTCACTTTTTTCACTTCCGATCCGGTCAGGTCCACGCCCCTGGTCTCAAGCGAGGGGCCGTGCGCGCACAGCGTCTTGTTCATCATCCCCAGCATCTTCACATGCTTCTGGATGTCCACGCCGGTCTTCTCCCGGTCCAGTCCCAGCGCGGCGTAAACGCCGTCGTCTATGAAAAGCACGGAGACCGCGTTGCCGTCCTCCAGCGTCAGCCCCACAGCCATCCGCAGCTTCTCTCCCACCGGGAATCCTGGGGCGCTGTTTATCACCACGGTCACGTTTTTCATATAGTCACTCGAATATCACCACTTTGTCGCCATCGGCCACAAACCCGGCCAGTTCATACTGGCTGCCGTATGTCACCCCTTCGATCCCTTCAGGAGCCTTGAACTGCGAACGGTTATGCTCGCAAACTGTGATGTTCACCCCGCGCGCGGCCAGCGCCGTGAAATCGGCCCGTGCAAGGTTGCCCACCCCGGCGCTCATGGCGAACACCGTCACATCGTGCCCCTTGGCCCTGGCCGCCTTCGCCATTTTCACCAGTGAATTGGTGTTGTGGCTTTCCGGCCCGGAGTGGATCACCAGCACAAGCCTCATCTTTCAATGACCTCCATGACCGTGGCCGCCATTGGCAGGCACGCCGCAGAACTGCTCGTAATCTATCAGCTCTTTTATTGTCGGATTGTCCCCGCACATCGGGCAGTTCTTGTCCCGCCGGATGTTCAGCTTGCGCACCTCCGCCTTCAGCGCGTTGTACAAAAGGAGCTTGCCCACAAGCGGCTCGCCCTTGCCAAGGATCAGCTTTATCGTTTCCACGGCCTGCAATGTTCCCACAACGCCGGGCAACACCCCAAGCACTCCCGCTTCCTGGCAGCTTGGCACCATCCCGGGAGGAGGGGGCTCCGGATACAGGCAACGGTAGCACGGGCCGTCATGCGGCTTGAACACCGTCACCTGCCCGTCGAACCGGAAAATCGAACCGTGCACGTTCGGCTTGTTTAGCATCACGCACGCGTCGTTAACCAGGTATCTTGTGGGGAAGTTGTCGCACCCATCCAGGACGATGTCGTAATCCTTGAGAATGTCCAGAATGTTCGACGAGTTTATCTGCTCCTGGAGCATCACCACCTTCACGTCCGGATTGAGCTTGTTGATGAAACTTTTCGCCGATTCCACCTTGGGCATTCCGACCGTGCCCGAA from the Nitrospinota bacterium genome contains:
- a CDS encoding DsrE family protein produces the protein MRLVLVIHSGPESHNTNSLVKMAKAARAKGHDVTVFAMSAGVGNLARADFTALAARGVNITVCEHNRSQFKAPEGIEGVTYGSQYELAGFVADGDKVVIFE
- the moeB gene encoding molybdopterin-synthase adenylyltransferase MoeB, producing the protein MFNFTEEQIHRYSRHIILPEVGGGGQSKLLEARVLCIGAGGLGSPALMYLAAAGIGTIGVVDFDTVDHSNLQRQVIHNSGTVGMPKVESAKSFINKLNPDVKVVMLQEQINSSNILDILKDYDIVLDGCDNFPTRYLVNDACVMLNKPNVHGSIFRFDGQVTVFKPHDGPCYRCLYPEPPPPGMVPSCQEAGVLGVLPGVVGTLQAVETIKLILGKGEPLVGKLLLYNALKAEVRKLNIRRDKNCPMCGDNPTIKELIDYEQFCGVPANGGHGHGGH
- a CDS encoding DsrE family protein; the encoded protein is MKNVTVVINSAPGFPVGEKLRMAVGLTLEDGNAVSVLFIDDGVYAALGLDREKTGVDIQKHVKMLGMMNKTLCAHGPSLETRGVDLTGSEVKKVTGAETEKMLAEADVIF
- a CDS encoding sulfurtransferase TusA family protein, with amino-acid sequence MSVQADHEIDIRGEVCPYTFVKSKLKIEMMQSGEVLRVITDHEPATKNVPRSMENEGHEILVPPHKIGENVWEFVIKKN
- a CDS encoding cysteine synthase family protein, giving the protein MSKLAATACFKTEDLTTDILGKIGNTPLLNLKNIAERFLPKGVELYAKAEWRNASGSVKARPALRMIEEGERQGKLRPGMCILDSTSGNTGVAYALIGLIKGYKVKLVMPGNVCNERKRLMATGYHAEIIFSDPLLSSDGAILKCREIYKESPESYFWPDQYNNPANWEAHFHTTAEEIWAQTGHKVTHFLAGIGTSGTVMGTSRGLKAKDPKIKCYAVEPAESLHGIEGLKHMATSIVPGIYNEAELDGKISVKTDQAYDMVNLILKEEGHMVGTSAGAAVAASIMLGKNLTEGVIVTVLPDSCECDVTHGVFNSK